The following DNA comes from Lepidochelys kempii isolate rLepKem1 chromosome 9, rLepKem1.hap2, whole genome shotgun sequence.
GGGTGGCCGGGATAAGGAGGAGCCACTGTCACCTGGAGTGGAGTGCTGAGTTGTGGGGATGTGCCGGTGAGTGGCCAGGAAGGTCCTGGGGGCAGTGGGTGAGGGCTATGGGGCGAGTGCTGGCGgggcagtggggttgggggaTGTTGACGGTGAGTGGGGGATGCTAGGGCCTGTGGCTGGTGGGGCAGCAGTGTTGGGGCCTGCAGTCAGCGGGATGTAAGTCAGGGCTGCTGGGACATATGTGGGGGATCAGTGGGGGCTGGTGGAGGGTTGTTGGGGTAGATGTGAAGTGAGGGGGCATTTAGGGGTCTGTGTGGGGCTGGGTACATAAGGGGCAGTAACAATTTAAGGAATCTGGAGAGCCCCTCCATTTCCATAGCGGTCAGGGCCCCAGAATTCTTTAATTTGGGCCTGATGTTTCCCATCAAAAGCACTGGATCAAAGCTAAGAGGTTTTACGGCTGAGCTGATCCCTCCTGTGGCCATCTGCAGCAATGACAGGGACTTTCAGCCCACCCTGCAGAGCTTTTGTCTGCTGAGCTTCTGTGCATCTTCGCCTGCCGACCAAACAGGGCTTGGCCTTGGGCAGGAAAATCAAAAGGAATTTTGTTTAGAACATTATTTATGCCTCTGTGATGCTCACTGGGGTCTCCTTAGCTTCGAATCTCATCTGAAAGCTTGTCTTCTCTTGCTTTTGTCTATGCTTTCCAAAGCTTCTTAACGTTAAGAGTAGGTGAAATCCGGGATGAAGTGAACGGccactttgccattgacttccgtggggcTAGGCTTTCCCCCAGTCTCTGCGGTAAGTTTTTTTTATGTGAGCGTATATCACAGCACTGTATTAATACAGGGTGTAAAGTCTTTTTCATCATCTGAGAGCTTTTCAAGCCATTATATTCAGGATCTCTAAACCTCCTGGAGCTAGAGGCGTCACAGTAGCAGGCTGTCATCTCATGTACCCTCCACTAGAGAAGGCAGAGACTCTGTCATTGGCTTACACTTGCTCTAGTATACAGGCTGAGAAACATTTCTGATTTGGTCCATATGACCGAACAGCATTCCCTTGGTCTATACGCTAGTGTGGTGATTGTATAGAGTGACCCCAGGATGCTGGTGAGAACAGTAGCAGTGTAAAATGTAGCGATCAGAGAACCTCAAATGGCTTCAACATTTGGTTCCTCCAGGAGCGAAAAGCTTGCCTGCTCCTCCGAGCAATGACACTCGCGGGTGAACCCggggctggaaatctcatgaaagGCGATATTTGGTGACACTCTGGCACTTCTGAGTTCAGCTAGACCTGGATGAAATTGTTTTTGATTTGAGAAATGTCACGAGAAATATCGGCCCATTTCCCAaacttcctcctccccttcctcaggTGTTTTGCTCTCTCTGTAATTTCGATCAAATCTTTATTTTTACATCTAAAATATGAATTTCCACGGGTTTGTGGAAAgacttttcttttgaaaaaagggCTCATTTTTGCTCCCCAAAACAGCCAAATTTTGCTTAAAAACCCCACGCACTTACTGCAGTGATTGGTTTTCTCAGAAATGGGCCCATTTTGAGTTCATAGTGAGCTATAAGGGCAAAAACCCCTGCCTGAGGTTTTAATCATTTACCCCCTACTGGCCAGAGCCTGGAAGTGCAGAGCGAGTATTAAAGCTGGTTAATTgcaaaaatatctttgaaaaaaacaattttggAAAACGTTGGCTGACTCCAGTGAATATTTTTCACTTTCAAATTAAACACAGTCAGCCAAACTTCTACAGGCCTCAGTAAAAATTCTGGTTCCAGGTCTGTGGTGAGTTTTGGGTGAAGGCTTGGATCAGGTTTTATTTGATCAGAACTTTGTTTACCCATCCATACAAAGGCCCTTCTCCAGCAAATCACATAAAGCGAGTGCCTAAATTTAAGCACGTCactcagtgctttgctggactggggctgaAAGGTGAGGGAAGATGGTCACCAGCAGCAaatagcaggggaggggaaagagagagatctCAGCGAATGCTTTCTGTTACGATGAGCAGCAGACACCCTGCAAGTCTTGCCCTGCAGCCACACGCATCTCCTTTGCCTTCTTAATTTGCATCTCCTTGGCTCTTTCCAACATAAAGCCCCATCTCCTCTAAGGTGAACAGTCAAGGTACCAGGCCTGAATATTAACAGGTGCATTGTAGGATAGGCATATTTTGCTCAGGACCCAATCTCAGTGAAACCAATAGACCAGGATCCTGAAGGCCTTACTCAAGATGCCCTTCCTATCATgtactgtccatgacttttacacACACTACAGTGTCGGTCAAGATTTGCTGTGTAAGATGCCCTCTCACCAGCCATCTGTTCTTGGAAATATTTAACCTCCCCCCCTTCACTTTTAAACCCCAGACAGTATATATTCCTTGAACAGTTTTACTGCCTAAATAGCCTTTTAAACTGAAGGGCCATGAACATGAATGGGAAAGGGTGCGCTGGAGGAATAAGTTTACCCAGATGTCTCTTGTAGGTTGATTCGGGTTGCAAGGATAAATCAGCTGCAGAGTGCATTACTTACCATAGCTGAAGAGCTATAAATCTTGCAGCAACATTGAGAAGATGAGTAGTCTGCAGTGACTTCAATATGCTGACAAATGAATTACCCACAGCCGACCACAGAACTAGTGAGCTAATGAAAATGAGTAGCTTGCATTTGGAAAGTGTATCTATCAACGTTCTTTATAGCGCGCATCACTGTACCATCCGATCTCTCAGCTTACCTCTGCTTGCCTTTCAGATCTACCGAACTCGCAGAAAGCCTGTCGAGgggagacccaaaccctgggaaaCTTCTTTTCTTCTTGGTCTCAATCACGTCATTTTCAAGAGATACTAGCTCATCAAGAAGCAGCAGCTTAGCTGCCAGGTCCGTGGCTGACTTCTCTTCGCTGGATGTGGAATGTGCTTCCATGCCTAATACTATGGAAGAGTCAAAGGGCTGCAAAGGAAGAGCGGATGGGTTTGCTTGATGTTTCTGTTTCAGGAAAAGAATTTCAATCAGTACAGTGAGCAGTACAGCCTGTAAATACATTAGAACTGACAAAGACTAAACCTGGAGcaaatttcatagaatatcagggttagaagggacctcaggaggtcatctagtccaaccccctgctcaaagcaggaccaatccccaatttttgccccagatccctaaatcccctcaaggattgaactcacaacccagggtttagcaggccaatgctcaaaccactgagctatccctcctttttcagtgaaaactggTCATTTTTGCaagatgaatttttttaatgtctgGTTGTTGACATTGTTGAAATTCTTCATTTTTCACAAAAGCTTGCATgactttttaattgaaaattttatCTGAAATGTTATTCAAAATGGTtatcaacattttttatttactgAAACCTGGGTTTTTGGTAAACAAAAACTTTCCGTAATCATTTCAATAACGTTTTCAATaatgtattcaatatttttttgaatttcaattaAATAATTCTATGAATTTGGCGGGGgggattaaatatttattttcaaactcTTTGAAATGAAAACAGCTTAAAAATGTGACATTTTCAGGATAGTGACTTTTGTTTTATGACCAGCTGTAATAAATACCTATATGGTATTTTCCATCCCAAATGACTTTACAAGTCTGGCAAACTGTTATGCAAACAATACATCAAAATCATTTCACCCAGCACTGAAGTGCTACCAATTCCGAGGTAGGACAAGGCATGGCAGCCTTATGcaagtttaggacaggaaataaAGAACAGCATATGCTCTTGAAACTTACAGGGAAGTTGGATAGGCAAGATGTTTTTTGAACTTCATTTAGGACACTTGATgattgacctgttctgttcattccctttgaaacacCTGGCAGTGggactgtcagaagacaagattctgggctggatggaccatttgtctgacccaatatggttgttcttatgttcttacgacGTTGAGGTTAACACCCTTACTAGACTAGATTTATGCATATTGGGTAGGTGACAAATACTGACTGGCCTCTGTCAATACCAAAGACATAAAAGCAGACAATGAAACAATTTGCTCTGCTTTGTAAGAGGCAAAAAATATGGCTCCATGGTTAGTCTTTTTAAAAGCAGATGTAAAGCTGATGCCCTGACCACTTTTGGTCAAAAAGAGTCCATGGCACGTTTCAGCAGATTAAGGATGTTAGCCTCAGTGGCCTTGCTCAGCGATAATATAGGTGATTATTCTCTGCCTACTTCAAATTCCCCAATCCCTTTCAGTTGGATACCGTCTTCTTCTTCAGTTTCTGATCTAGGCATTGGTTTTATTCAGTTGTGTGAATATGCTCAGTTCCATGGGAGGCAGCATTTCAAAGGCAATATATGTCTCCTTCTCAGAGGACAGCACCTTGACACGGTGGGAAGGCTGACAGCTATGCTAGTGGGAACTTCAACTCCTGGTAGGGCCACCCAAGCCATACAGGTCAAAGGATAGGGACCAGAAGAAAAGCTGCCACTGGTCCCCTAGGTTGGGGATTGAGTGATAGGCCAACAACTTGTCCTCATGAAAGAGTGCAGTCTTGTTCATGGTACCTGGGATATCATGGTCTGATATCCCAGGAATGATTCAGATTTAGATATAAAGGTAAGATAGTACAAGAATTTCTTCTGGAGTTACTATAAGAATATCCACACCCGGGCCCTATATttgaaaaaatgcagattttaacCTCCTTCCTTTTGTGCTTCTGCTGTGTGCATTCAGGGAGCCAGTCAGAAATCATTAAAGAAATGGAGTTTATAAACATCTCATTCGGTTGGATGGTCATGGATGGAATGAGGAAATGGATCCCACTGCTAAGGATAGACAGGATGCTTCTGAATCGCTGCATTATACTGCAATATTTGTAAAGTGTGTAATCCGGAACAAATGGGCTTCCCTTGATCTTAACAAGCCATCAGGGAAGTTCTACAAATCCATCTACATGTAGAGCTACGTGAACCGTATGCACTCCACATAGATCACAGGTAGGATGTGTTTATTAGGTTGTTTGAGGGTTTAAGAGTAGTTCATTTCAGGTATTTCGGAAACTCTGTTGCACATGTGAACGCTAGTCTGATGAGACTTTAAGGAAGATTAAAAGACTTTCAAGGAAACTTGAAAGCTTTGACCATTTAAAACCCTTCATATACAACCCACGTTAACAGAAGATCTTGCCAGATATTAAGGCAAAATCCTTAGAAGCTGAGACCTGTTCAAAATTATAAACTCCTGATGGCTTTTAGGGCTGGTTgcaatttttccatcaaaattggTTTTTTGAGTCAACAAATTTTGTTATCAAAGGGTCAGCTTTCTGCAGAGAAATTTGACTTTGTCAAAGAAAGGAAATACTCCAAAACAGAACATATTGATTCAGAAATGCTGTTTCAGAGCCTGATGGGAGTTGTTTGGGTGTCTCATGAGCGTATTCTCCTCTGTGCAGGTCTTCCGGCTGGACTGCACCTCCTATGATGCATTACAGTGGCACAGCAACAGGGCAgatcatggtgcatcatgggaaatgtagtccggCCAGGGAGTCCAGCCCACAGAAGAGACTGAGAGCAAGAGGCACTCAAACTACAATTCCCCTGAGGCACTGTGGTGCCATGTCTGAATCAACATCTGTTGGGTTTTGGCtctcattttttcagtttttgatttcTGAACCAAAAAGTTGatgttttctgtggaaaataaaaacattttcctaCCAGCCCTAGTGTATTTTAATTCCTCTACTAAAGAGTGCCCAAAGTGTGGCCTCTGGGTCATATGTGCCCCATTCATGTTTTACAGTGTGGCCCACAGAATCCCACAGCTTTCATGGGCAGGTGAAGCATGGCAAGACTATAGGTCTCCATCCGATGCTCCTTCTTGATCCCAGCTGAAGTCCACTCAAATAAATAAACAGGATGATATGTGGCTCTTTGGCCTGCACAGGTTGCACCTGCTAAAGAACAGTGTGATGCAATCCTTGGGCTCCAGGAAAGGTGTCAGGGAATCCATCATTTGAGCAAAGTATTTGCCTGTTTACTCTACTCAGTCTCCATGGAGCTTGGTAGATCATCACAACTTTTGTCTGATGAATTTCACCTGTTTGTCTCTTGACGAACAGATTACCATCTTCCTCCAATATCATACACTTTCATTAGCTGCGCATTGAGATACAACAGTAATCAAGGCCAGAGAGACAGGGCAAATGCATTCTGCTCACCtacatttacactgctatttcAGTCAGGCACTGTATGTTTTTGTCCTACTCCAAACGGTTCCATTACATTTGCATGCGCTGTTAAATATCTAATGTACCCTGTACTGCAGCTGGCTATCATTCACTGGAGGGAAACATGATCCGTATAGATTGAGCGGGTGATCTTAGAAGGGAACTTGGGGCATACTACAGTAGGACTTCCCCCTGGCATTACAGTTACTCACAGGACATAGCATGACAAGCTTCAGCACAGTCAACCCCTTGGTGAGGGCCACCTCATTGTACGTATTTCCTCTGACTGATTTTCTCTTCTCAGAGTCTCAAGTATTGTGGAAAGGGAATGCTGGGTTTCTGGCCTGGTAGGTGCTACATCCTTCACTCAGGTGTGGGTTGGGTAACGTCTCCCAAATGTTACCTTAACGGTGCGGAGGGAACATTGcggcctccagggcctctgctgtGTCTCTGGAAGCGCACGTTAGCCATGGTCTGTTGGAGGGGGGTGGGCGAGGAAAGGGAGCTAGTGGTCCAGGGACTGGTTCACACTATGTGCCTGTACTGGGCCTAACGCAATAGGGCTCTGGGGCctctagacactactgtaatTCTAATAATAAAGGTGTCCCCCTGTTGACGTCAGTGGTTTTTATAGTCACCGGTTCCTGTTTTTTCACCGTGTTTTCCCTCCCCTGTTGTCGGGCGAAGGGCCCACACAGATAAcacctttggggcagggacagttgttttgttccatgtttgtacaACACCAAGAGGTCCCAGCAAACAACacgggtctcctgactcccagccgcGTTGCCTCCCTTGACATTTCAGAGCTGAGCCAACTCCCATTGGACTGGACGGGAATCTTTCCATCGATTTTcatgggagtggggttggagctAGGCTTTCATAGCCCTAACTCAGCTGCATGGGGGATTCAGGACCCACCCTTGTTCCCCAGCTCAGATTGGGAGTCAAGGAGGACAGCATCCGATCCTCCCCACGGCGAACAAGGGGTCACGGATGGGGCAGAGAGGGTGCCAGCTTTGCATCCTCCTCCCCTAATCCCTGGCCAGAATAGCTGGTGcacaaaggggaggggggaagttacTCCGTGGGGCGGGATGAAGTACCCGGAGCGAGCGAGTGGCAGGGGAGACATGGTGACTCCGGTTCACACGTCACCCTCTCCTCTGCTCCTGGGGCACCCCTTACACTCGGCACATGGCTCAGTCAGAGTCTAACACCTCCCGTAGAGCCCGCTGCCCATCTCACCCCCGTCCCAAGGAGAAACCTGCCTCTCCAGCTGTCCCTGGCTCCGAGCTCCCTAGGAAAGGAAGGTGCCTGCGGAGTGTCAGGAATAGCCTCTTACCTGCGGAGCTGCCTCAGCCAGGACAGCAGTGCCGGCGGGCCCCTGCAGCAGAGTAAGCGCCAGGACAAAGTGCACCACCCCAAACCGaacctgcagcatctgcaaagCAGAACAACCTATTGAATCACTCCACCCCGACACACACCGAGGAGGAAGGGCACGCGACAAGGGCAGCAGGGACCGGTTACAAGTGGTGATGGAAGTCAAGGATGAGCCAGCCCCAAACAGACCAGACACAcggaggggaaatgacttgcccggGGTCACTCAGCAAAGCCAGGAAGAGCCCCTGGCTCATACATAGCTTAGTCGCTTATCCTGCCTTCCTTGATGCTCAGGAGCCAACCCAGCTCACACCGACCTGGCTGGGAATCTTGCCCTTGATTTTCATGGGAGTTGGGTTGgggcctccagccccagaagAAATCTGCTAATCTGTTTGTTAATCTGTTTCCATGCCCAGCCCCAGAAAGCATAATTCAACCCTCACTCTGCCGCTCTCTGTTGACTCTCCTGCTGGAGCCGGCAGAAATAGAAAGGCTGTGTAAATATATTCTGATGATGTACGAGAgttgttttatcctcattttcGCAGATCTCTCATGAGATCGGGCAGACTATACCCAGCAGAAATGTTTGACTTTGCTCTTGTTTCCCACACTACAAGAGAGATGAAGCAAAGTGCTTGGAATCCTATTTTGAAAGTCAAGCTATACCATGTGTCTTTGTTTCTCTGCTTCTCACATGGGCTTTTCCTTAAGTGATCAGAACAACAAGCCATCTTGCCTATTACCCTTGTACTGATATTTGCTAGTACCGGACTCTGTAGAGGAAGGTATAAAAATGgagttattttaattatttttacatgTGCTTCTGTTATCTGGTTTCATACCCTTTTCTTTTGTCCATAAGGTTTAGGAAATGGCTGATATAAACCGGACTAACTCCAGAGGAGTCaaaggagagagacaaaggaatGAATAAGGTGAGACTGAAGTGTCCATCCATTTTGAGCAGTGATCCAGAAACTAacagagctacaccaatttacagcagttgaggatctggcccgggtttcttccccccaccccgttgTGGTGCTTTATAATGTGTATTTTTGTACTTGGCTGTGCACTGAAATAAAAAGTCGCCATCTATCACCTTGCAGATAACCACATCCTGATTATTTGGATACAGGGAAGTAAAAATAAATGGTGAGGTTAAATACACCCGTTTCATATGGCTTAATGTCTGCACTGGTATTCATTCATCCCAAAGACCAAAGAGCTAAAAATGGCATCTGGcatactaataaaaataaacactatTGCACCTGCATCCCAAAAGACATTTGAATAACTAGCTGGAACTCAACTCCAGCAAAATTAGAAGGAAAGGAAATTGTAGGGACTAAggtcctgcttctgctcccattgaagttaatggcaaaagtACGGtatcattgacttaaatgggagcaaaaTCAGGGCCAGCTTGAGACCATATTAACCCCACCACTCCTCAGCCCTTGCTTCTGAACTCTCTATATGAGGACTATGAACCTGCTGCCCCCCTATACGCTGCCCTCTCCTGCAGCAGAGAAGCACATTGTTTCCCCTGAATGTTGGGCCTGCTGAGGTGGGAGATGGAAGCAGGATTTGCCCTTCTGCGAGTGATTTTGCCCTAAATCATTTTTGCCACTGAACGCGAAGGCAAAGCCATTGATGACGGCACCAACTGACCTCATCAAAGTCAGGGGAGTTACATTTGTGTGTGTCAGTCATGAATTTGACCCACGACTTTTAACCATATTCCCAGAGTTTAGCTATTTACACCAGTTacttctctttcttcttttgttCATCTATTGTATATTCTGGTGTTGCCTGAACAATTCTACTCAGTTCCTTTGTCACTTGGATTTTTTAGATGTCTGTTCCCCTTCTACTTGAATCATGACTCAAGCGTAATCTCGGGTAGGTGTTGAACCCTAGTGTTCTACTTCCGCACTCCAGACGAGAAATGTGAAGTTAGATCTGAACTGCTCTGAGTAAATTTATGACAGCAACACAGCTCCTGGCAGGATTTGTCCTCCTTGTTGTGGGCTAGATTCCAATAgctttactcatgctgagtagcactTACTCGACAaatactcccactgaattcactgggTCTACAAGAGGCGGTAAGGTGCTACTCCATGTGAATGCGCGTCTCAGAATCTGTGTtatctgaaataaataaaatgctgtCCAGCTTTCAACAGATAAAATCGCATGTCTGAAATTTAGACATATTTATGGGTTTCACCCATATTTTAGCTCAAAACGCAGCAAAGCTTAAATTCCTGGTATAATTCAGCATCTTTGTTGGTGTTCcaattaaaacagataaaagaAAGAACAGGATAAACAGCAGCAACCTTTGTCAGAAATCTGCACGTACCATTCGAAGCGCCTTTCCAAGAAGGAAACAGAAGGCCAAAACAAAGTAGAACGCTTGACCATCTGCAACATGGTAACTCCCTAACATCAGACCCGCGGGATCTGCagatatgtttttcttttttctttttttcttataacAAAAGCGAAATGACATCCCCAAGCCAAGATGGCTGAACCAGACAGTGTAATTCATCACAGAGTTCAAAACCATTGCCTATCAAAAATGTGAACAGCCATCATTGTTCTTTCCAATTCAAATGATCATATTTCACACCACTGTGAAGATTACTCTGAGTATAAATCACAGTGCTTTATTTCTCCTGCTTGACAGTTAGCAACAGAACTGAGGCAAGACATCATACACTGCACCGCAATCTTTCACTCTCCTGCCATTGTGCATTGATTACTCTCACACGCAAATTTTAATGGCAACATTGTAACATCTCCACACTCCTCCAGAAATTTAGACCTTACTCTTGCATTGAACAGGAGCGGGCAGGcccctggagtcaatggggctttGCAGGGATGTGCCTGGACGGTGTTCAGAGGCAGGATCAGGACTGCAGACTGTCACCGTGCTGCGCACCATAGACATGAGGTACTTCATGGCAACAACATGAAAACTCAGATCTTCCTGCTCTGGAAGCACAGGCCCCTACTATTAGAggtaaaggagaatctccattaccTGTGAGTCACGCAGGGCCTCTGACATCATTCTCAGCAATTGtaattccatccagtagagggcagtggtgtgCACGCTCAGCAAGCCGCTCATTGTACTATTTTGCAATTATTCAGGTGCCATCAAAAGTGGTCTGTTGCTCCCTGTGCTAGTTAAATGTATCGTTTTGTGAGTCTCTCCACCGAGGGTCTAAAccattgttcttaagatgcaGATGGCAGAGTATTTTATCTGAAACTAGGATATGAGCTACTAACAGATGCACTGGAGGCTCTGGGgaaaatcctgctcccattgaggtcaatgggcaAACTCACACGGATTTCTGTAGAAGCAGGACTGTGCCCTCAAGTGCATTCATTACCATAAAAGCCAAGATATTCCCATATCAGAAATTTCAGTGATTTCAGAAACTTCTGGGGAGCGTTGCTTAAATGCAAATGGAATTATCAGTAATACCATGAAAATGTACGAGGAAGGGGAAAAATACCACTGCTGAATCCAGCACACAAATAGCTTAGCGTTGCTCTTTTGTTCTCATCCCACAGATGAGATATGACACACTCTGCAGAAAGCAGTCCATTTAAAAGGACA
Coding sequences within:
- the OSTN gene encoding osteocrin, with translation MLQVRFGVVHFVLALTLLQGPAGTAVLAEAAPQPFDSSIVLGMEAHSTSSEEKSATDLAAKLLLLDELVSLENDVIETKKKRSFPGFGSPLDRLSASSVDLKGKQRKVVELPKRRFGIPLDRIGTNRLASTRG